The following are from one region of the Fastidiosipila sp. genome:
- a CDS encoding transcriptional repressor, whose amino-acid sequence MGSKTVDLLKEHGINPSSQRVHIYHYLAASKEHPTVDDIYAELQKDGHLFSRATVYNTVNLFLEKGLIRPVKVEAHEMRFDATPGFHAHFKCESCGLILDIPMKEPLPDDTGGLEIRRTSVIFSGLCGQCLESQGGRQSGL is encoded by the coding sequence ATGGGCTCAAAGACGGTCGATCTGCTGAAAGAGCACGGAATTAATCCTTCCAGCCAAAGGGTGCATATTTACCATTACCTGGCGGCCTCCAAGGAACATCCGACGGTTGATGACATTTACGCAGAACTGCAAAAGGACGGCCATCTCTTCTCGCGGGCCACCGTCTACAACACGGTCAACCTTTTTCTTGAAAAAGGCTTGATCCGCCCGGTCAAGGTGGAGGCCCACGAAATGCGCTTTGACGCCACCCCGGGTTTTCACGCTCATTTCAAATGCGAATCCTGCGGCCTTATTTTGGATATTCCCATGAAGGAACCGCTGCCAGATGACACAGGCGGGCTTGAGATCCGCCGGACCAGTGTAATTTTCAGCGGTCTATGCGGCCAATGCCTAGAGAGTCAAGGCGGCAGGCAAAGCGGGCTTTGA